Sequence from the Collinsella aerofaciens ATCC 25986 genome:
GTACATGGCTCGTCGTATGCCTTCACAACTGAATATGCTGCTCGCCGTCGATAAGCCGGTGGGCTGCACGTCCCACGATGTGGTCTCGCAATGCCGACGCGCCCTCCATGAGCGGCGCGTCGGCCATGCCGGCACGCTCGACCCCATGGCATCGGGTGTCATGGTGGTGGGCGTGGGCCAGGCCACTCGCCTGCTGGGCATGCTAACCCTTGATACCAAAAGCTATGTCGCCGACATCTCGTTTGGCGCCGAGACCAATACCGATGATGCGGAGGGCGAGGCGGTCCGCACGGTGGCTGTTGCCAACGAGCTCCGCGATCCTGCCTATGCCCGTGAGCACTTGGCCGCCATGCTGGGTCCGCAGATGCAGGTGCCGCCGGCGTTTTCGGCTATCTCGGTCAATGGCGTTCGCGCTTATAAGTCTGCTCGCGAGGGCAATGCGGTGGACCTACCTCCGCGCCCCGTCGAGGTCTATGCCGCCGACCTGATCGCCGTGGGCGGCGAAGGTGATACGTGCGTGTGGACCGTGGCGTTCTCGGTGAGCAAGGGAACCTATATCCGAGCGCTCGCTCGCGACCTGGGCCGCGCCTGCGAGAGCGCCGCGCACATTTCCGCGCTGCGCCGTACGGCCTCCGGTGTTGTTTCCATCGGCGCTTGTCATGCGGTCGAGGAGCTTTCTCCCGA
This genomic interval carries:
- the truB gene encoding tRNA pseudouridine(55) synthase TruB, whose translation is MPSQLNMLLAVDKPVGCTSHDVVSQCRRALHERRVGHAGTLDPMASGVMVVGVGQATRLLGMLTLDTKSYVADISFGAETNTDDAEGEAVRTVAVANELRDPAYAREHLAAMLGPQMQVPPAFSAISVNGVRAYKSAREGNAVDLPPRPVEVYAADLIAVGGEGDTCVWTVAFSVSKGTYIRALARDLGRACESAAHISALRRTASGVVSIGACHAVEELSPESAAGFALDPIAALGATRVDLPGNLADDLLCGRRIPVERALADFDALKAPFALVLDGGLKALARIEGGRFVMEHVFPQAIGGVR